The sequence below is a genomic window from Tenacibaculum tangerinum.
GTAGCTATTAATCGCTGTATTAAAAGCACTATTTCATCTTTGGTATAACTGGCAAAACCAATTCGTATGCCATTATGCTTTTTGTTAGCTAAATCGTAACGTTGCCACTCTCCTATTACTAACCCATGTTTTACTGCCTCTTCTGCAACTAGCGACCAAGCGTATTGCTTATTCAAACGCAACCATACAGCCATTCCTCCTTTAGGAATCTCGAACTTAAAATAATCTGCTAAATTCTCTTTTAACAATTTACAAAATATATCTCGTCGCTCTAAGTATACTTTCATAACCTTACGTATATGGCTGTCTAAATCTCCAGATTTAATGAACTCTGCAAATGCTAACTCTAAAAGAGCATCGCCTTGTCGATCTACATAACCTCTTAATTTAGCTGCTTCGTTTACAAAATCTTTTGAAGCAATTAAATACCCAACTCTAAATGCAGGGGCAACAGTTTTACAAACTGAACCAATATAAATTACATTTCCATGAGTATCATGACTTGCCAAGGGTAAAATAGGTGCATGATTATAATTAAAATCGTAATCATAATCATCTTCAATGATTGCAAAATTGTATTTCTTGGCTAAGTTTAACAAATGAATTCTTCTCTCGGCAGATAAGGTAACAGTAGTTGGGTGATGGTGATGTGAAGTAACGTACACAGCCTTTATCGCTCGTTTTTTACATAGTTTTTCAATCTCTTTTACAACCAAACCATTATCATCGACCAAAACCCTTTTAATACGAGCTTTTCGTTGTAAAAAAGTAATGTCTGCAGAAGCATAATTGGTTTCCCCTACAACTATGATATCATCTTTGTTTAAAAGCAGTTGCGAAGATAACCAAATACCCATTTGGCTTCCTCTAGTAATTAATATGTGTTCTTTTGAAACCTGTAAACCACGTGTTTCATTGAGATATGTCGCTAAAACCTCTCTTAATTTTTGGTTTCCATAAGTAGTACCGTAATCTAAAAAAGTAGGAATCGATTTTCTTGAAGCGATTCTGCGGTAAATTCTAGCAATTTCTTCAGCAGGAGCCAATCTCGTATCAGATACACCATCATTTATATACATAACCCCTTCTCTTTTCTCAATCTTCTTTTCTAAAAGACCATCATTTCTGTAAAAAGAAAATCCTGAATACTCCTTTTCAGAAATATAAAAGCTATCAGTTATCGCTGTTTTTTGGGTAAGTGGTAGCTTCGTATTTACAAAAGTACCTTTCTTAGGAATACTTTCTACCCAACCTTGCAACAGCAATTCTTCGTAACAAGCTACCACTGTTTTTCTGTGAATTTTTAATAAATCCGCCAAGGTTCTAGAGCCCAACAGCTTTGTACCAGGAACTAACTTTCCATTTCTTATTAATAAAATAAACTGGTTGGCTAGCTGTAGGTATAAAGGTTCTTTAAGAGCTTTATTCAGTTGTAAAGAAGTTTTATAAGGAAACATCTGGACTATTTAGTATTTAAAATCTGGATTATTTAAATAGACCATAAACATAGTACATTTGAAAAGAAAACAACACAGAAAATGAAAAAAAAGCAATTAGAACCAACAGAGTATAATGAGTATTATGCAGGATACCTATCTAAAGTATCAGGCAATACAACGTTAAAAGAAGGATTTAAAAAAGATGAAGAAACTGTAATGAGATTTTTCTCATCTATTCCAAAAGAAAAATTAGCATATCGTTATCAGCCAGAAAAATGGAGTGTTAAAGAAGTATTACAGCATATTATTGATACTGAACGTATTTTTATGTATCGATTGTTACGAATAGCCAGAAAAGATACCACCCAAATCGAAGGTTTCGACCAAAACATATATATAGAACCCTCTAACGCAAATACCAAAACAATTGAAACTTTATTAGAAGAATTTACAATAACATGTTTGTACTCAGTAAACCTATTGAACAGTATTTCTAACGATGATTTATATACAATGGGAATCGCTAACAACGCTCCTATTTCGGCAAGAGCTTGTGCTTTTATCTTGTTAGGTCATAGTAGCTGGCATATCGATATTATAAAAGAACGTTACTTGTAAATTGTAGATAGTAGCATAAAAATATGATACTGAAGTGCTGACTTTATCAAGTAGAATACTATACACGAATTCACAGTATCTGTCATATAAAAACTAATGAAACATGAAAAAATATTCAAAATCAAAAATCAATAGAATAAAAAGAGGACAAAACCGAGCCGTTTATGAGGTTGAAAAAATCAATACGATTTTAGATGCAGGATTTATCGGATTTGTAAGCTATACTTATGAAGGAAGTGCCATTTCTTTACCCATGGCATACGGAAGAAATGGTAATAAAATATACTTGCATGGCTCACAAGCCAACAGAATGCTGTTATCGCTTTTAGAAGGAGGAAAAATGAGTATGACTGTGATGCATTTAGATGCGTTAGTATTGGCTCGTTCGGGGCTGCATCACTCGGTAAACTATCGCTCTGCTACGCTGTTTGGCTCCGTAAGAAAAATAGAAAAAGCTACAGAAAAAGAAGCCGCTTTGCATTGCTTTATGGAACAAATGATGAAAGGGCGTTGGGACGGTATCAGGCCCATGAAACCTGAAGAATTAAGCAGAACGCTGGTGGTAGAAATGGCTATTGAAACCGCTTCAGCAAAAATAAGAGATGTGGGAGTAAATGACGATTCAGAAGATTATAATTTACCTATTTGGGCAGGATTAGTTCCTTTAAAACAAGTTGCGTTAGCTCCTATTTCAGATGAAAACTTACGAGAAAATATTCCAATACCAAGTCATGTATTAGAATATTACAAATTGCATCAATAAGCGTTTCATAATACTCAAAATCATAGTACATTGCAACTATGAAAAAATACGATGTTGTTATCCTCACAGATAAAAGGTATGTCACTCCGAAACAAGTTACTAACTATATTCAAAATGTATTAGATGAAGACAATTATGTAAAAATTGCTCTTGAAAACCAAGGATTGAAAGTGATTCGCCTTTCTTGGGACGATGCTACTTTTGATTGGTCTACAACAAAATATATACTTTTTAGAACGACTTGGGACTATTTTGATCGCTTTACTGAGTTTTCCATTTGGTTGAACAACGTTAGTAAACAAACCATCCTGTTAAATTCAGAAAAAATTATTCGTTGGAATATCGACAAACACTATTTACAAGATTTACAGCAAAATGGGGTATCTATTTGCGAATCTTACTTCATAGAAAAAGAAACCCAAATTACCTTAAACGAACTTTCGAAAATGTATCGTTTAACAGATTTTGTTATAAAACCATGTATTTCAGGTGCTGCAAGACACACTTATAAGATTACTTCAGAAAACCTTACAGAGCATGAAGAAATATTTTCAAAATTAATCGCTGAAGAAGCAATGATTATACAACCTTTTCAATACAATATTGTAGAAAAAGGAGAAATTTCGCTCATGGTGATGAATGGAAAGTTTACACACGCCGTTTTAAAAAGAGCAAAGTCAGGAGATTTTAGAGTACAAGACGATTTTGGAGGCTCGGTTCATAACTACACCCCTACTCCAGAAGAAATTGCATTTGCTGAAAACGCCGTAAAAGCCTGTATAGAACTTCCTATATATGCTCGAGTTGATGTTTTTACTGATAATAGTGGTAACTTAGCCATTGCAGAATTAGAACTCATAGAACCCGAATTGTGGTTTAGAAATCATCCCGCTGCTGCTAATGAACTAGCAAAAGGAATTAAAGAATTAATGCGTAACTAAAAACGCTAAAAATGGCTGATGAAATTATAAAAAAGATAGAATTAACTAAGTTCAATAATGAAGTAGCACTTCAAATGGGGCTCGCCATCGTTGAGTTTGCGAAAAAACAAAATCAACATATAGCCATATCTGTTGAAAGGTTACATTACACCGTGTTTTTATTTGTTGATGATACCTTATGTTCTGACAATCTTAATTGGTTAAGAAGAAAAGCAAACGTAGCCAAACGATTCGAAGAAAGTTCGTTGCGTGTAAAACACGACTTAACTAACGGCAATATGACTCTCAAAGAAACATTTGCTTTAAATCCAAAAGATTTTCTTGCCAAAGGAGGCGCCATTCCTATTTTTGTAAAAGATGCTGGAATGATAGCGTTCATAAGTGTTTCTGGACTCAAAGATGAAGAAGACCACAAGATTATTGTCGATGCACTTAAAGGAAAATGTATTAATTAGTAAATAATATTTTAACTGTTTTTTTTAAAAAATAAAATCATGAATATAAAGAAATTATTAAAGGTATTAGCAGCCTTATTCCTCATAGGAGTTGTGGCACTTACAGCGGTGTATTTTATGAATGATGAGAGTTTACCCAAGGGAAAACAAGGAGCTGAAGCAGATGCTTTAGCCACAAAAATGCTCAAATCATTAAACTATGAAGCCTATAAAAATACCCGTTTTATAGAATGGAGCTTTAGAGGAAAACATTTTTATAAATGGGACAAACAGGAAGACATTGTAGAAGTATCTTGGGATGCAAACAAAGTAACCTTACACACTAAAAACCCCGAAAGAAGCAGTGTTTTAGTTGATGGAGAAAAAGTAGAAAACAAAGAACTACTCCAAAATGCAATCGATTATTTTAATAATGACAGTTTTTGGCTAATAGCCCCTTACAAAGTTTTTGAAAGCGGAATAGAAAGAAGAATAGTACTGCACGAAGGAAAAGAAGCCTTGTTAATTACATATACTACCGGAGGTTCGACCCCAGGAGATTCTTATTTGTGGATTTTAGACGATAACGGAATGCCTGTAAGCTATAAAATGTGGGTTTCTATAATTCCAACTGGAGGTATAGAAGCAACTTGGAGCGATTGGACCACTACAAAATCTGGTGCCCTATTACCTACAAAACATGAAATGCCCGTTGGTGTACTCGATATGGGAGATGTAAAAGGATATAACTAAACACATCAAATACAAAACAGTATAATTGTAGCTAAAATTACCTTAAATTAACACCTTTCTTGAATACAAACATTTTACATACCAACGTTCAGAACTACATAAATAACAATCTAAACACCAATATAGAACAATTGATTTTTAAAGGAAGTCCGTTTGAAGGAGTTTCAATTCAAGAATTGGTAAATCAAATTATCGCAAAACAAAAATCAGCAAAAAAATTACCCACTTGGTTCAATACAGAAAACATCTATTATCCGCCAAAAGTAAGTATCGAGCAAACCTCGTCAGAAATAACAGCCGCCTACAAATCGAAATTAGTCTCTGGAGACTCTATTATTGACATTACTGGCGGTTTTGGGGTAGATTGTTATGAATTTGCCAAACAGTTTAAAAAAGTAGTTCATTGTGAGATAAATAAAGAATTATCAGAAATAGTTTCTCATAACTATGAACAAATGAAAGTACCAACTATTAAAACAATAGCGATAGATGGATTGGAATATTTAAAAAATACTTCTGAAAAATTTGACTGTATTTATATCGACCCATCTAGAAGAAATGACCAAAAAGGAAAAGTATTTTTATTAAAAGATTGTTTGCCTAATGTACCTGAAAATTTAGATTTTTTATTTGAAAAATCAGATACTATCCTAATAAAAAACTCACCTATTTTAGATATTACATCTACTATAAAAGAACTAAAATTCGTTAAAGAAATACATATAATTGCAGTTTATAATGAAGTAAAAGAGCTTCTTTTTATCTTGAAAAAAGGATTTAAAGATGTTGTTGAAATAAAAACAGTTAACATACTAAAAAACAACACTGAAGAATTTTATTTTTCACGAGAGAAAACCTTGGATTTTGAATATTCACTTCCTCAAAACTATCTCTATGAACCCAATGCTGCCATTTTAAAATCAGGCGGGTTTGATGAAGTTGCGAGTCAATTAGAAGTGTATAAATTACATCGACACTCTCACCTATATACTTCCAAAAATTTCATAGAAAACTTTCCTGGTAGAAGTTTTACAATAATGAATGTATATACTTACCACAAGAAAAAAATCAAAAAACAAATTACTACTTCCAAAGCAAATATTACCACTCGCAATTTTCCAAAGACAGTGGCTCAAATAAGAAAAGAAACTAAAATAAAAGATGGTGGTGACGATTACTTATTTTTTACGACAAACATTGATAATGAGCTCGTTATTATTCACTGTAAAAAAACATACTAATTTATATACTACCTACCATACTTTACCGTTTAAAATATATCGTTTGACAAAGTACATTTTGTCATTTAGGGGAGATAAAATGTATTGAAAGCCTTGATTTTTATTATCAAGGCTTTTATTTTACCTTTTTGTCTACATTTGTTGATAATATGAAACAAACACATACTTACCAAGCCGTAAAGCTGTCAGACAAATCTTCAAAAAAATTGAAGACACTCTTGTGTTAGAAGCTCCATTGCAAATAAACATTAACAACACACCCTACACGGTTGTAATGAGAACTCCTGGCGATGACAAAGAGTTAATTAGAGGTTTATTGTATGCTGAAGACATTTATAAAAAGCAAAAAAATATCAGTATCGAAGTAGTAAAAAGTGAAAAAGACTTTTCTACCATACTAAATGTCACAATTCCACTAAATGAATTAGGTAGCGGATATCTAAACAAGCGAACACTTTTATCTGTTTCTTCTTGCGGAATTTGCGGAAAACAAGAACTAAAAGACCTAAATGTAAAAGGAAGTACCCTTTCGTATAATCAAAATAAAAAACTGAATTCAGTTCTTGAATCGGTACCCAATATGTTTTTAACAATGAAAAAAAGACAATATGTATTTGAAAAAACTGGAGGAAGCCATGCGTGTGCCATTTTTAATGAACGTCAAGAACTACTCACCATCAAAGAAGATATTGGTCGCCATAATGCTGTAGACAAATGTGTAGGTGATTTGATACAGCAAAAAAAACTGAAAGAATCTCGTTACATGCTGGTAAGTGGCAGAGTCTCTTACGAAATAGTATCAAAAGCCTTTTTAGCTAAAATACCTGTCATAGTAGCAGTTTCTGCTTGCTCTTCTTTAGCTGTCGATTTTGCAAAAGAATTTGGTATCGCCCTTATTGGCTTTAGTAGAGAGGCGAACATGACCATTTATTCAAATCTAGAAGCGATTACATAAAAAGTATAAAACGTAATAACTCATGAAGTTATTTTAACAAAAACTTAAGAATTAAAAAAGATTTGTATTTTAGT
It includes:
- a CDS encoding heme-binding protein, with translation MADEIIKKIELTKFNNEVALQMGLAIVEFAKKQNQHIAISVERLHYTVFLFVDDTLCSDNLNWLRRKANVAKRFEESSLRVKHDLTNGNMTLKETFALNPKDFLAKGGAIPIFVKDAGMIAFISVSGLKDEEDHKIIVDALKGKCIN
- a CDS encoding pyridoxamine 5'-phosphate oxidase family protein → MKKYSKSKINRIKRGQNRAVYEVEKINTILDAGFIGFVSYTYEGSAISLPMAYGRNGNKIYLHGSQANRMLLSLLEGGKMSMTVMHLDALVLARSGLHHSVNYRSATLFGSVRKIEKATEKEAALHCFMEQMMKGRWDGIRPMKPEELSRTLVVEMAIETASAKIRDVGVNDDSEDYNLPIWAGLVPLKQVALAPISDENLRENIPIPSHVLEYYKLHQ
- the pdxR gene encoding MocR-like pyridoxine biosynthesis transcription factor PdxR, which produces MFPYKTSLQLNKALKEPLYLQLANQFILLIRNGKLVPGTKLLGSRTLADLLKIHRKTVVACYEELLLQGWVESIPKKGTFVNTKLPLTQKTAITDSFYISEKEYSGFSFYRNDGLLEKKIEKREGVMYINDGVSDTRLAPAEEIARIYRRIASRKSIPTFLDYGTTYGNQKLREVLATYLNETRGLQVSKEHILITRGSQMGIWLSSQLLLNKDDIIVVGETNYASADITFLQRKARIKRVLVDDNGLVVKEIEKLCKKRAIKAVYVTSHHHHPTTVTLSAERRIHLLNLAKKYNFAIIEDDYDYDFNYNHAPILPLASHDTHGNVIYIGSVCKTVAPAFRVGYLIASKDFVNEAAKLRGYVDRQGDALLELAFAEFIKSGDLDSHIRKVMKVYLERRDIFCKLLKENLADYFKFEIPKGGMAVWLRLNKQYAWSLVAEEAVKHGLVIGEWQRYDLANKKHNGIRIGFASYTKDEIVLLIQRLIATCKSIKKAL
- a CDS encoding ATP-grasp domain-containing protein, which codes for MKKYDVVILTDKRYVTPKQVTNYIQNVLDEDNYVKIALENQGLKVIRLSWDDATFDWSTTKYILFRTTWDYFDRFTEFSIWLNNVSKQTILLNSEKIIRWNIDKHYLQDLQQNGVSICESYFIEKETQITLNELSKMYRLTDFVIKPCISGAARHTYKITSENLTEHEEIFSKLIAEEAMIIQPFQYNIVEKGEISLMVMNGKFTHAVLKRAKSGDFRVQDDFGGSVHNYTPTPEEIAFAENAVKACIELPIYARVDVFTDNSGNLAIAELELIEPELWFRNHPAAANELAKGIKELMRN
- a CDS encoding class I SAM-dependent methyltransferase translates to MNTNILHTNVQNYINNNLNTNIEQLIFKGSPFEGVSIQELVNQIIAKQKSAKKLPTWFNTENIYYPPKVSIEQTSSEITAAYKSKLVSGDSIIDITGGFGVDCYEFAKQFKKVVHCEINKELSEIVSHNYEQMKVPTIKTIAIDGLEYLKNTSEKFDCIYIDPSRRNDQKGKVFLLKDCLPNVPENLDFLFEKSDTILIKNSPILDITSTIKELKFVKEIHIIAVYNEVKELLFILKKGFKDVVEIKTVNILKNNTEEFYFSREKTLDFEYSLPQNYLYEPNAAILKSGGFDEVASQLEVYKLHRHSHLYTSKNFIENFPGRSFTIMNVYTYHKKKIKKQITTSKANITTRNFPKTVAQIRKETKIKDGGDDYLFFTTNIDNELVIIHCKKTY
- the fdhD gene encoding formate dehydrogenase accessory sulfurtransferase FdhD, with product MLEAPLQININNTPYTVVMRTPGDDKELIRGLLYAEDIYKKQKNISIEVVKSEKDFSTILNVTIPLNELGSGYLNKRTLLSVSSCGICGKQELKDLNVKGSTLSYNQNKKLNSVLESVPNMFLTMKKRQYVFEKTGGSHACAIFNERQELLTIKEDIGRHNAVDKCVGDLIQQKKLKESRYMLVSGRVSYEIVSKAFLAKIPVIVAVSACSSLAVDFAKEFGIALIGFSREANMTIYSNLEAIT
- a CDS encoding DinB family protein, coding for MKKKQLEPTEYNEYYAGYLSKVSGNTTLKEGFKKDEETVMRFFSSIPKEKLAYRYQPEKWSVKEVLQHIIDTERIFMYRLLRIARKDTTQIEGFDQNIYIEPSNANTKTIETLLEEFTITCLYSVNLLNSISNDDLYTMGIANNAPISARACAFILLGHSSWHIDIIKERYL